A genomic stretch from Lathyrus oleraceus cultivar Zhongwan6 chromosome 2, CAAS_Psat_ZW6_1.0, whole genome shotgun sequence includes:
- the LOC127121490 gene encoding uncharacterized protein LOC127121490 → MSNQDDVPPRYADTGARQSRARMEYDYGGSASQYGDAYGDRVGRSNLGYGSGSRSSISGQESHGMYSSRQGTGYGGGSYGGSDVGGMYSSSYGGDYVSRGSDVGGSSYSSMYSGRGAGGGSSYMGSGGSGSYY, encoded by the exons ATGTCTAATCAGGATGATGTTCCCCCGCGATATGCTGATACTGGTGCTCGTCAATCAAGAGCTCGAATGGAATATGATTATGGGGGCAGTGCTTCACAGTATGGTGATGCTTATGGTGATAG AGTTGGAAGATCAAATCTTGGATATGGCAGTGGCAGCCGAAGTTCTATTTCTGGTCAAGAATCACACGGGATGTATAGCAGTCGGCAGGGAACAGGTTATGGTGGAG GATCTTATGGTGGCAGTGATGTTGGAGGCATGTACTCGTCAAGTTATGGTGGTGATTACGTTTCTCGTGGAAGTGAT GTTGGCGGCAGCTCATATTCGTCAATGTATTCTGGCAGAGGTGCCGGCGGCGGTAGCAGTTACATGGGCAGCGGTGGATCTGGATCTTATTATTGA